A DNA window from Rossellomorea marisflavi contains the following coding sequences:
- the hisA gene encoding 1-(5-phosphoribosyl)-5-[(5-phosphoribosylamino)methylideneamino]imidazole-4-carboxamide isomerase, which yields MSFTIYPAIDMRGGKCVRLIQGDYNQETIYGDSPFDMAAGFVDQGASWIHMVDLDGAKAGSRVNGEHVLNVAKNLGAKVQIGGGIRTENDIDYYLDAGVDRVILGSIAVSQTELVKTWIKRYGGDRIVIGLDAKDGYVATHGWLETSELTAIDLGKDLADAGAKTFIFTDIATDGMLSGPNVEANRELAKATGASVIASGGVSSLHDLKTLKESGVGGAICGKSLYTGKFTVAEAIKEVTSC from the coding sequence ATGAGTTTTACCATCTATCCCGCCATTGATATGCGCGGAGGCAAATGTGTCAGACTGATCCAAGGGGATTACAATCAGGAAACCATCTACGGAGACTCTCCGTTCGACATGGCGGCAGGCTTCGTGGACCAAGGGGCGTCCTGGATCCATATGGTGGATCTGGACGGGGCGAAAGCAGGCTCCCGGGTCAACGGGGAGCATGTCCTGAACGTCGCCAAAAACCTCGGTGCCAAGGTGCAGATCGGTGGAGGGATCCGTACCGAAAACGATATTGACTATTACCTTGATGCAGGGGTCGACCGGGTCATCCTTGGAAGCATCGCTGTATCCCAAACGGAACTCGTGAAAACCTGGATCAAGCGCTACGGGGGAGACCGGATCGTCATCGGGCTTGATGCGAAGGATGGCTATGTGGCCACCCATGGCTGGCTTGAGACGTCGGAGCTTACCGCCATTGACCTCGGGAAGGACCTTGCCGATGCAGGGGCGAAGACATTCATCTTCACGGATATCGCAACAGACGGGATGTTGTCCGGACCCAACGTCGAGGCGAACCGGGAACTGGCAAAGGCGACCGGCGCCTCCGTCATTGCTTCAGGTGGGGTAAGCTCCCTTCATGACCTGAAGACGCTGAAGGAAAGCGGCGTGGGTGGAGCCATCTGCGGCAAATCCCTCTACACGGGGAAATTCACCGTGGCTGAAGCCATCAAAGAGGTGACATCATGCTGA
- the hisH gene encoding imidazole glycerol phosphate synthase subunit HisH: protein MIGIVDYGMGNLFSVSKALERLGVPYVISDDQEELLKADGIILPGVGAFKDAMALLESTHLKETITAFVHTGKPLLGICLGMQLLFDDSEENGRTKGLGLLPGTVVRIPKEDQDGNTYKVPHMGWNHLNYAKPSILTEGLEEGYVYFVHSYYVHEGEPDVTVASADYAGVRIPAVVSRDNVYGMQFHPEKSGELGMELLKNFTTRVEVRA, encoded by the coding sequence ATGATCGGAATCGTCGATTATGGCATGGGGAATTTATTCAGTGTGAGCAAAGCACTGGAAAGGCTCGGTGTCCCGTATGTGATCAGCGATGATCAAGAAGAACTCTTGAAGGCGGACGGGATCATCCTCCCTGGTGTCGGGGCGTTCAAGGATGCCATGGCCCTGTTGGAGTCCACTCATCTGAAGGAAACGATCACGGCCTTTGTACACACAGGGAAGCCGCTCCTTGGCATCTGCCTCGGCATGCAGCTCCTGTTTGATGATAGTGAAGAAAACGGCCGTACAAAGGGACTTGGGCTCCTGCCGGGAACGGTCGTCCGCATCCCCAAGGAAGATCAGGACGGGAACACGTATAAAGTGCCCCATATGGGCTGGAATCACCTCAACTACGCCAAGCCGTCCATCCTGACCGAAGGATTGGAAGAAGGGTACGTTTATTTCGTCCACTCCTACTACGTTCACGAGGGAGAGCCGGATGTGACTGTCGCGTCCGCCGACTACGCCGGCGTGCGGATCCCGGCTGTCGTGAGCCGTGACAATGTATACGGCATGCAGTTCCACCCTGAGAAAAGCGGAGAATTGGGCATGGAACTTCTCAAGAATTTCACAACACGTGTGGAGGTTAGAGCATGA
- the hisB gene encoding imidazoleglycerol-phosphate dehydratase HisB: MTRNATITRKTNETNISLSFGVDGEGNSKIETGVPFMTHMLDLFTKHGQFDTVIEANGDIEVDDHHTTEDIGICLGQALMEALGDKRGIKRYGSALVPMDEALAQVVVDLSNRPHLEFRAELPSQKVGTFDTELVHEFLWKLALEARMNLHVIVHYGHNTHHIIEAIFKALGRALDEATTIDPRVKGIPSTKGML, encoded by the coding sequence ATGACGAGAAATGCGACCATCACACGTAAGACGAATGAAACCAATATCAGCCTGTCTTTTGGAGTCGACGGGGAAGGGAACTCGAAGATCGAGACCGGGGTGCCGTTCATGACCCATATGCTCGACCTCTTTACCAAGCACGGCCAGTTCGATACGGTCATCGAAGCGAATGGGGATATCGAAGTGGATGATCACCATACAACGGAGGATATCGGCATCTGTCTTGGACAGGCACTGATGGAAGCCCTGGGTGACAAACGGGGGATCAAGCGATACGGTTCTGCCCTTGTTCCGATGGATGAGGCCTTGGCCCAAGTCGTGGTGGACTTGAGCAATCGTCCGCATCTGGAATTCCGTGCCGAGCTACCGAGTCAGAAAGTGGGGACATTCGATACGGAGCTTGTCCACGAATTCCTCTGGAAGCTCGCCCTGGAAGCGCGGATGAATCTTCACGTCATCGTTCATTACGGCCACAATACCCACCACATCATCGAGGCGATCTTCAAGGCTCTCGGGCGCGCCCTTGATGAAGCAACGACGATCGATCCCCGCGTGAAAGGGATCCCGTCGACGAAGGGGATGCTGTAA
- the hisG gene encoding ATP phosphoribosyltransferase: MSLTIAMPKGRIFEEAVELLRRAGYDLPPEFDDSRKLIIEVPAEDLRFILAKPMDVPTYVEHGVADLGIAGKDVMLEEERDVYELLDLRISDCYLAVAGLPDTKMSDVAPKIATKYPNVASSYFREQGEQVEIIKLNGSIELAPLIGLADRIVDIVSTGRTLKENGLVEFETIVDITSRLIVNPVSYRMKDEKIEDLVDRLSKVIGE; the protein is encoded by the coding sequence ATGAGTCTGACCATTGCCATGCCGAAAGGTAGAATTTTTGAAGAGGCCGTAGAGCTGTTGAGGAGAGCCGGATACGATCTGCCGCCGGAATTCGATGATTCACGGAAGCTGATCATCGAGGTGCCGGCAGAAGATCTCCGATTCATCCTCGCCAAGCCGATGGATGTACCAACTTATGTCGAACACGGTGTAGCAGACCTCGGGATTGCAGGCAAGGATGTGATGCTGGAGGAAGAACGGGATGTATACGAGCTCCTCGACCTCCGAATCAGCGACTGCTATCTGGCCGTCGCGGGACTGCCTGATACGAAGATGAGCGATGTGGCACCAAAAATCGCAACAAAATATCCGAATGTTGCCTCATCCTACTTCCGTGAACAAGGGGAGCAGGTGGAAATCATCAAGCTGAATGGTTCCATCGAGCTCGCACCGCTCATCGGACTGGCCGACCGCATCGTGGATATCGTCTCCACGGGCAGGACCTTGAAAGAGAATGGACTTGTGGAGTTCGAAACGATTGTGGATATCACATCGAGACTGATCGTCAATCCGGTGAGCTACCGGATGAAGGACGAGAAAATAGAAGACCTTGTGGACCGATTATCAAAGGTGATCGGGGAATGA
- the hisD gene encoding histidinol dehydrogenase encodes MKIVDNIKGASIKRSVDSGTEEQRRAVQAIIAEVKEAGDDALFRLTGKFDGVDLESLAVSNEEIEDAFSSLDPELITIIEEAACNIRDFHEKQKRPSWFETKADGTMLGQKMTPLDSVGVYVPGGTAAYPSSVLMNVLPAKVAGVERIVMVSPPGKDGKVPAGVLVAAEIAGVKEIYKVGGAQGVAALAYGTESIASVDKITGPGNIYVALAKREVFGDVDIDMIAGPSEIVILADEHQHADEIAADLLSQAEHDVLASAVLVTDSRELAEKVSREVEEQLSSLPREAIARRSIEEYGTIYVVDSMEEGVEVVNHLAPEHLEILTAKPFETMATIRHAGAVFLGRFSSEPVGDYFAGPNHVLPTNGTARFSSPLNVDEFMKKTSIISYSEAALKEHGDKIAKLARLEGLEAHARAVEIRFKGEK; translated from the coding sequence GTGAAAATCGTCGATAACATCAAAGGAGCGTCCATCAAGCGTTCCGTGGACAGTGGAACCGAAGAACAGAGAAGAGCCGTACAGGCGATCATTGCAGAGGTGAAGGAAGCTGGCGATGATGCCCTCTTCCGCCTCACCGGTAAATTTGACGGAGTGGACCTCGAAAGCCTGGCTGTTTCTAATGAAGAAATCGAGGACGCCTTCTCGAGCCTTGATCCCGAGTTGATCACGATCATCGAGGAGGCGGCATGCAACATCCGGGACTTTCATGAAAAGCAGAAGCGCCCTTCTTGGTTTGAAACAAAAGCGGACGGCACCATGCTCGGTCAGAAGATGACCCCACTCGACTCTGTCGGGGTGTATGTGCCGGGCGGAACCGCCGCCTATCCGTCTTCGGTCCTGATGAATGTCCTTCCTGCAAAAGTCGCGGGAGTGGAGCGGATCGTCATGGTTTCTCCACCGGGCAAGGACGGGAAGGTCCCGGCGGGTGTCCTCGTGGCAGCGGAGATCGCCGGCGTGAAGGAAATCTATAAGGTCGGAGGCGCCCAGGGGGTTGCGGCCCTTGCCTATGGAACCGAATCAATCGCATCCGTCGATAAGATCACCGGACCTGGAAATATCTACGTGGCCCTAGCCAAGCGGGAAGTATTCGGCGATGTGGATATCGATATGATCGCCGGACCGAGTGAAATCGTCATCCTTGCCGATGAGCATCAGCATGCCGATGAAATCGCGGCAGACCTGCTTTCACAGGCTGAGCATGACGTCCTAGCATCAGCGGTCCTTGTGACCGATTCGAGGGAGCTTGCAGAAAAAGTTTCCCGTGAGGTGGAGGAGCAGCTTTCAAGCCTTCCGCGAGAAGCGATTGCCAGAAGGTCCATTGAAGAGTACGGCACCATCTATGTCGTTGATTCCATGGAGGAAGGCGTAGAGGTCGTGAATCATCTTGCGCCGGAGCATCTTGAAATCCTGACGGCCAAGCCGTTCGAGACGATGGCCACGATCCGCCATGCGGGTGCGGTCTTCCTCGGAAGGTTCAGTTCAGAGCCTGTGGGCGATTATTTTGCCGGCCCGAATCACGTCTTGCCCACCAACGGAACGGCACGATTCTCAAGTCCGTTGAATGTAGATGAATTCATGAAGAAGACAAGCATCATTTCATATAGTGAAGCAGCCCTGAAGGAACATGGAGACAAGATTGCAAAGCTTGCCAGACTCGAAGGGCTCGAAGCCCATGCAAGAGCGGTAGAGATCCGATTCAAGGGTGAAAAGTAA